Proteins from a single region of Roseofilum capinflatum BLCC-M114:
- a CDS encoding XisI protein yields MDELEQYRTVIKTLLSEFTTRQYANPDILELQNKTVFDTTQDHYVVMSDGWNKNGSRIHGCLMDIQIINGKIWIQLDGTEYGIALDLMEAGIPQDKIVLGYKEPSIRPYTGFAIA; encoded by the coding sequence ATGGATGAGCTAGAGCAATATCGGACGGTCATCAAAACACTGTTGTCGGAATTTACCACTCGTCAATATGCTAATCCTGATATCTTAGAACTTCAAAATAAAACCGTATTTGACACCACTCAAGACCATTATGTTGTCATGTCCGATGGCTGGAACAAGAATGGTTCTCGTATCCATGGCTGTTTGATGGATATTCAGATTATCAATGGTAAAATTTGGATTCAACTCGATGGTACAGAATACGGTATTGCCCTCGATTTAATGGAGGCGGGAATTCCCCAAGATAAAATTGTCTTGGGATACAAAGAACCCTCGATTCGTCCCTATACTGGATTTGCGATAGCTTAA
- a CDS encoding element excision factor XisH family protein — MPAKDLDHDNCKQALVKDGWKITHDPYPMRWGKKDLFVDLGAEKFLGAEKGDRRIAIEVKSFVGLSDIQDLKNALGQFILYQDLLVKIEPERELFLAIRDVVFSDLFEDSMSIGKVLLENRRFKLLVFNSEQEVIVSWMS; from the coding sequence ATGCCTGCCAAAGATCTTGATCACGACAACTGCAAACAAGCATTGGTTAAAGATGGCTGGAAAATCACCCATGATCCTTATCCTATGCGCTGGGGAAAAAAAGACTTATTTGTTGATTTAGGAGCCGAGAAATTTCTCGGAGCAGAAAAAGGCGATCGCCGCATCGCCATTGAAGTCAAAAGCTTTGTGGGATTATCCGATATTCAAGATCTGAAAAATGCTCTAGGTCAATTTATCCTTTACCAGGATTTACTGGTTAAAATTGAACCAGAACGAGAACTTTTCTTAGCGATCCGAGATGTTGTGTTTAGCGATCTCTTTGAAGATTCGATGTCGATTGGTAAAGTTCTCCTAGAAAATCGTCGGTTTAAGCTACTTGTTTTTAACTCAGAGCAGGAGGTGATTGTGTCATGGATGAGCTAG
- a CDS encoding type II toxin-antitoxin system VapC family toxin: MEWLRQLQGQVVGLDTAPLIYFIEQNETYLELVRAFFHAMSQGEFQVVTSTLTLTEVLVHPLRLGNVELAQHYRDIIMNQEHLTPVPVSPEIAELAAQLRATQNLRTPDAIQIASALHRNATFFFTNDARLARVPGLDVLVLDTLERN; the protein is encoded by the coding sequence ATGGAATGGCTGAGACAACTACAAGGTCAAGTTGTTGGCTTAGATACAGCACCACTGATTTATTTTATTGAACAAAATGAAACTTATTTGGAGTTGGTTCGTGCGTTTTTTCATGCCATGAGTCAAGGTGAGTTTCAAGTCGTCACGTCTACATTAACCTTGACAGAAGTTTTGGTTCATCCACTACGGCTAGGTAATGTGGAACTGGCTCAACATTATCGTGATATTATTATGAATCAAGAGCATCTAACACCCGTGCCGGTTTCACCTGAAATTGCTGAATTAGCTGCCCAATTAAGAGCCACACAAAACTTACGAACTCCAGATGCGATCCAAATTGCATCTGCTCTGCACAGAAATGCGACTTTTTTCTTCACCAATGATGCACGTTTAGCAAGGGTTCCAGGGTTAGACGTTTTGGTTTTGGACACCCTTGAGAGGAATTGA